One window from the genome of Rhodobacteraceae bacterium S2214 encodes:
- a CDS encoding L-malyl-CoA/beta-methylmalyl-CoA lyase, protein MSFRLQPTAPARPNRCQLFGPGSNTKLFPKMAASDADVINLDLEDSVSPSDKDAARANIIEAINTIDWNTKYLSVRINSLDTPYWYRDVVDLLEQAGDRIDQIMIPKVGCAADIYAVDALITAIERAKGRTKQVSLEVIIESAAGIAHVEEIAASSPRLQAMSLGAADFAASMGMQTTGIGGTQENYYMQHGENRHFSDPWHWAQAAIVAACRTHGILPVDGPFGDFSDDDGFRAQAKRSATLGMVGKWAIHPKQIALANEVFTPSDEAVAEAREILAAMKDATARGEGATVYKGRLVDIASIKQAEVIVAQSELIAG, encoded by the coding sequence ATGTCATTCCGCCTGCAACCAACGGCCCCTGCACGCCCGAACCGCTGCCAGCTTTTTGGGCCGGGATCGAATACGAAACTATTCCCGAAAATGGCGGCGTCCGACGCAGACGTCATCAACCTCGACCTCGAAGATTCCGTGTCCCCGTCTGACAAAGACGCCGCGCGCGCCAATATCATCGAAGCGATCAATACGATCGACTGGAACACGAAATACCTGTCCGTGCGGATCAATTCACTCGACACGCCGTATTGGTATCGCGACGTCGTAGACCTGCTCGAACAGGCTGGCGACCGCATCGACCAGATCATGATCCCAAAGGTTGGATGCGCGGCCGATATCTATGCCGTCGACGCCCTGATTACCGCGATTGAACGGGCCAAAGGCCGGACGAAACAAGTGTCACTTGAAGTCATCATCGAATCCGCAGCCGGCATCGCGCATGTCGAAGAAATCGCGGCGTCTTCCCCGCGCTTGCAGGCGATGAGCCTTGGTGCTGCAGATTTTGCCGCGTCCATGGGTATGCAAACAACCGGCATCGGTGGAACGCAAGAAAACTACTACATGCAGCACGGTGAAAACCGTCATTTCTCAGACCCTTGGCACTGGGCACAAGCCGCTATTGTAGCAGCCTGCCGGACCCATGGCATCCTGCCTGTGGATGGGCCGTTCGGCGACTTTTCTGACGACGATGGCTTCCGTGCCCAAGCAAAACGATCCGCGACATTGGGTATGGTCGGCAAATGGGCGATCCATCCGAAGCAAATCGCGTTGGCGAACGAAGTGTTCACACCATCAGATGAAGCCGTTGCCGAAGCACGCGAAATCCTCGCGGCAATGAAGGACGCAACAGCACGGGGAGAAGGGGCAACCGTCTATAAAGGTCGTCTTGTCGACATCGCCTCCATCAAACAGGCCGAAGTGATCGTCGCGCAATCCGAACTGATCGCAGGCTAA
- the sseA gene encoding 3-mercaptopyruvate sulfurtransferase, with protein sequence MTDDPQTLVSADWLAAHLKDSDLRIFDATWFLPGMERDAKAEYAAGHIPGARFFDIDEIADLRSELPHMVPPVEKFMSRMRAMGVGDGHQVVVYDALGLFSAARVWWLFRLMGQKNIAVLDGGLPQWLAAGHPITKDKPTIRDRHMTVTPRNEMVKDVTQVARAAKLGDYTIIDARSADRFRGEADEPREGMRKGHIPGSVNVPFTTLLNTDGTMKDPDGIRAVFHTAEADLTKPVITTCGSGVTAAVLALALERIGKTDHALYDGSWSEWGMYADLPIQTG encoded by the coding sequence ATGACCGACGACCCACAAACTCTTGTCAGCGCCGACTGGCTTGCGGCACATCTCAAAGATTCCGATCTGCGTATTTTCGACGCCACGTGGTTCCTGCCTGGCATGGAACGCGACGCAAAAGCCGAATACGCCGCAGGTCACATTCCCGGTGCGCGGTTCTTCGACATCGACGAAATCGCCGATCTGCGGTCTGAATTGCCACATATGGTCCCGCCGGTTGAAAAGTTCATGTCCCGCATGCGGGCAATGGGTGTGGGTGACGGCCATCAGGTTGTGGTCTACGACGCGCTTGGCCTGTTTTCGGCGGCTCGCGTGTGGTGGTTGTTCCGCTTGATGGGGCAAAAGAACATCGCCGTACTAGACGGCGGCCTGCCCCAATGGCTGGCAGCAGGACACCCGATCACCAAGGACAAACCAACGATCCGCGATCGCCACATGACCGTGACCCCGCGCAACGAAATGGTGAAGGACGTGACCCAAGTGGCCCGCGCCGCAAAGCTGGGCGACTACACGATCATCGACGCACGCAGCGCCGACCGTTTCCGTGGCGAGGCAGACGAGCCCCGCGAAGGTATGCGCAAAGGCCATATTCCGGGATCGGTGAACGTTCCCTTTACGACGCTGTTGAACACCGACGGCACGATGAAAGACCCTGACGGCATCCGTGCCGTCTTTCATACGGCAGAGGCTGACCTGACGAAGCCTGTGATCACTACATGTGGCTCAGGTGTGACAGCCGCCGTACTGGCGCTGGCTCTCGAACGGATCGGCAAAACCGATCACGCACTTTACGACGGCTCATGGTCCGAATGGGGCATGTACGCCGATCTCCCGATACAAACCGGATAA
- the smpB gene encoding SsrA-binding protein SmpB, with the protein MAKNKKPKEKTNYKVIAENRRARYDYAIEEDLEVGIILTGSEVKSLRIGQSNIAESYASVEDDELWLTNAYIAPYEAAMFPHEVRRKRKLLCKRRELIKMSNATNREGMTLVPLVMYFNDKGMVKLKIATAKGKKNHDKRATEAKRDWGRQKQRLLRHGE; encoded by the coding sequence ATGGCAAAGAACAAGAAACCCAAAGAAAAGACCAATTACAAAGTCATCGCCGAAAATCGGCGTGCCCGATACGATTATGCAATCGAGGAAGACCTTGAAGTTGGGATCATTCTTACCGGATCCGAGGTGAAATCCCTTCGGATCGGCCAGTCGAATATTGCCGAAAGCTATGCGTCGGTTGAAGATGACGAATTGTGGCTGACCAACGCCTATATCGCCCCTTACGAGGCCGCGATGTTCCCGCATGAAGTACGGCGCAAGCGCAAGCTGCTGTGCAAACGGCGCGAGCTGATCAAGATGTCGAATGCCACCAACCGCGAGGGCATGACGCTTGTCCCGCTGGTGATGTATTTCAACGACAAAGGCATGGTGAAGCTCAAGATCGCCACCGCAAAGGGTAAAAAGAACCACGACAAGCGGGCCACCGAAGCAAAACGCGACTGGGGCCGTCAGAAGCAACGTCTTTTGCGGCACGGGGAATAA
- a CDS encoding two pore domain potassium channel family protein has translation MFLQIFIGSLLLLVSIGVASLGYWIMETLLGRAREWLGRPPHRLKMFMVLAAVSTWILGQITIGVWLWALTFLGLGIFETLEPSVYFALVAFTTLGFGDILLPTEWRILGGMAAANGLLNFGLLTAVLIEGMRFARVQQRNEREKKL, from the coding sequence ATGTTCCTACAAATCTTCATCGGCAGCTTGCTTTTGCTGGTGTCCATCGGTGTCGCCAGTCTTGGGTATTGGATTATGGAAACCTTGTTGGGGCGTGCCAGAGAATGGTTGGGCCGTCCGCCACACCGACTAAAGATGTTTATGGTGTTGGCTGCCGTATCGACTTGGATTCTCGGGCAGATCACCATCGGCGTTTGGCTCTGGGCCCTGACATTTTTGGGTCTTGGTATTTTCGAGACATTGGAACCGTCCGTCTATTTCGCTCTGGTTGCGTTCACGACGTTGGGCTTTGGTGACATCCTCTTGCCGACGGAATGGCGGATTCTTGGCGGCATGGCCGCGGCCAACGGGCTGTTGAATTTCGGGCTGCTGACCGCTGTCTTGATCGAAGGAATGCGTTTCGCCCGTGTGCAGCAGCGCAATGAGCGGGAGAAGAAGTTGTGA
- a CDS encoding acyl dehydratase produces MQSKTHQTQSITDTLDPARAAALEATLGQTPSIQSGDALPPFAHHIYFWDAQTPDALGPDGHPATGGFIPDLGLPRRMWAAGRIVQHQPLKAGIKAEKVSTVEAVTRKDGRSGPLAFVRVRHDIKQRHALAVTEWQELVYRPQDAQPADPTPAPKVAAHSEPLAFTSTQLFRYSALTFNGHRIHYDADYARDAEGYAGLVVHGPLLAHLMMQLAVKLRGGFTDFSYRGSSPLILGETATLCANDGQFWVRGGDGRLCTSGQITA; encoded by the coding sequence ATGCAGTCGAAAACCCATCAAACGCAATCCATCACCGACACGCTTGATCCGGCGCGGGCCGCGGCCTTGGAAGCTACGCTTGGACAAACACCGTCGATCCAAAGCGGTGATGCCTTGCCGCCATTTGCCCATCATATCTATTTTTGGGATGCCCAGACGCCTGACGCGCTTGGCCCCGATGGCCACCCTGCGACGGGCGGGTTTATCCCTGACCTCGGATTGCCGCGCCGCATGTGGGCCGCGGGTCGGATTGTGCAACATCAACCGTTGAAGGCAGGCATCAAGGCCGAAAAAGTCAGCACCGTGGAAGCCGTGACGCGCAAAGACGGGCGTTCAGGCCCGTTGGCATTTGTCCGCGTCCGTCACGACATCAAACAGCGTCACGCCTTGGCCGTGACGGAATGGCAGGAACTGGTGTATCGCCCGCAAGACGCGCAGCCAGCCGACCCAACACCTGCGCCGAAGGTTGCGGCGCATTCCGAACCGCTCGCATTCACGTCGACCCAGTTGTTTCGGTATTCCGCCCTGACATTCAACGGCCACCGCATTCACTACGACGCTGACTATGCACGCGATGCCGAAGGTTACGCCGGTCTTGTTGTGCATGGCCCATTGTTGGCGCATCTGATGATGCAGCTAGCCGTCAAACTGCGCGGCGGTTTCACCGATTTCAGCTATCGCGGATCGTCCCCATTGATCTTGGGGGAAACAGCCACGCTTTGCGCCAATGACGGCCAGTTTTGGGTGCGTGGCGGCGATGGTCGGTTGTGCACAAGCGGTCAAATCACCGCCTAA
- a CDS encoding winged helix DNA-binding domain-containing protein — protein MTVAVIPNAKARHIFLAKHGLVTAPVGVGKGADLQEVVNDLGFVQLDSVNTFARAHDLIMWSRRQQYRPTHLSNLLTKDRGVFEHWTHDASAISMDHFVHWRLKFARDAAWLESRWKEWRRDDFTKKIDEVLRHIDGNGCCTSGDVGTDEERGKGGWWDWHPSKTALEYLWRSGQVSVVRRENFTKIYDLTERVIPPEHLNARLAEKDTVDWACGFALDKLGFATSGEIAAFFALVTPVEARAWCKAALADGRVIEVDVAGVDGKLRRSFARPDVHDLNLPDLSQRVRIMSPFDPALRDRKRAERLFGFHYRIEIFVPAPKRQYGYYVFPVMEGDQLIGRIDMKRQGTTLVVTAFWPEPSVRMGAGRIKRLQSEIGRAARFGGCDDVAYAEDWLRG, from the coding sequence GTGACCGTAGCCGTTATCCCAAATGCAAAGGCCCGCCATATCTTTTTAGCGAAGCACGGGCTGGTCACAGCCCCAGTTGGCGTTGGAAAAGGGGCGGATTTGCAAGAGGTCGTGAACGATCTGGGGTTTGTTCAGCTCGATTCCGTCAACACGTTCGCACGGGCCCACGACCTGATCATGTGGTCGCGCAGGCAACAATATCGACCGACGCATCTGTCAAACCTGCTTACCAAAGATCGTGGTGTGTTCGAACATTGGACCCACGATGCGTCCGCGATTTCGATGGATCATTTCGTGCACTGGCGGCTCAAATTCGCCCGCGACGCGGCGTGGCTTGAAAGTCGCTGGAAAGAATGGCGGCGCGACGACTTTACCAAGAAAATCGACGAAGTTTTGCGCCACATCGACGGAAATGGCTGTTGTACCTCGGGCGACGTTGGGACGGACGAAGAACGCGGCAAAGGTGGCTGGTGGGATTGGCATCCATCAAAAACCGCATTGGAATATCTGTGGCGGTCAGGGCAGGTATCGGTGGTACGCCGCGAAAACTTCACCAAGATTTACGACCTGACGGAACGGGTTATCCCGCCCGAGCATTTGAATGCCCGCTTGGCGGAAAAAGATACGGTCGATTGGGCCTGTGGATTTGCTTTGGATAAGCTTGGATTTGCCACATCCGGTGAAATTGCAGCGTTCTTTGCGCTGGTGACACCGGTTGAGGCGCGGGCGTGGTGTAAGGCTGCGTTGGCAGATGGCCGTGTGATCGAGGTGGATGTCGCCGGTGTCGACGGCAAGCTGCGTCGCAGTTTCGCGCGGCCCGATGTACATGACCTAAACCTTCCCGACCTGTCCCAACGCGTGCGGATCATGTCGCCGTTTGATCCTGCTTTGCGTGACCGGAAACGGGCAGAGCGATTGTTCGGCTTTCACTACCGCATCGAAATCTTCGTGCCCGCGCCAAAGCGCCAATACGGGTATTACGTCTTTCCAGTCATGGAAGGTGATCAGCTGATCGGTCGGATCGACATGAAACGCCAAGGGACGACGCTTGTCGTGACCGCGTTCTGGCCGGAACCATCGGTGCGTATGGGGGCTGGTCGGATCAAGCGGCTTCAGTCTGAAATCGGACGTGCGGCGCGATTTGGTGGCTGTGACGACGTGGCATACGCCGAAGATTGGTTGCGGGGATAA
- a CDS encoding aspartate/tyrosine/aromatic aminotransferase gives MLEALKAQPADKILALMAAYKADPRDTKVDLGVGVYKDASGNTPVMRAVKAAEKRILEDQSSKAYTGLAGDPEFGNAMIDLVLGDAVARDRIAAVATPGGTGAIRQALELIKMAAPDATVWLSNPTWPNHPSIIKYLGMKMSEYRYFDNDTRGVDFAGLLEDLGTVPAGDVVLIHGCCHNPTGANLTADQLEQVITLLKSRGAIPMVDIAYQGFGDGLDDDAAATRKIASSFDEVLIAASCSKNFGIYRERTGILMAISATADAQPLTQQTLQFLNRQNYSFPPDHGARVVTTILNDPDLRADWEAELEETRNGMLALRQQLADELKRLTNSDRFSFLADHRGMFSRLGTTPELVEKLRADHGIYMVGDSRMNIAGLNEKTVPILAKAIVDAGI, from the coding sequence ATGCTTGAAGCACTTAAAGCCCAACCTGCCGATAAAATCCTTGCCTTGATGGCCGCCTACAAGGCCGACCCGCGCGACACCAAAGTTGACCTTGGCGTCGGCGTTTACAAAGACGCATCAGGCAACACGCCTGTCATGCGCGCCGTGAAAGCTGCCGAAAAGCGGATTTTGGAAGACCAGTCATCTAAAGCCTACACAGGCCTTGCTGGTGATCCAGAATTTGGCAACGCGATGATCGACCTCGTGCTGGGCGACGCCGTTGCCCGCGACCGGATCGCTGCCGTCGCAACACCTGGCGGCACTGGCGCCATTCGCCAGGCGCTAGAGCTGATCAAAATGGCAGCCCCTGATGCAACTGTTTGGCTGTCGAACCCAACTTGGCCAAACCATCCGTCGATCATCAAATACCTCGGTATGAAGATGTCAGAATACCGGTATTTCGACAACGATACACGCGGCGTTGATTTCGCAGGCCTTCTCGAAGACCTCGGCACAGTGCCTGCTGGCGATGTCGTGCTGATTCACGGCTGCTGCCACAATCCAACTGGCGCAAACCTGACGGCGGATCAATTGGAGCAGGTCATCACCTTGCTCAAATCACGCGGTGCGATCCCGATGGTCGATATCGCCTACCAAGGTTTCGGCGACGGTCTGGACGATGACGCGGCAGCAACACGCAAAATTGCGTCTTCCTTTGATGAGGTGCTGATTGCGGCGTCTTGTTCGAAAAACTTCGGCATCTACCGCGAACGGACTGGCATCCTAATGGCGATTTCTGCGACTGCCGACGCGCAGCCGCTGACCCAGCAAACATTGCAGTTCTTGAACCGCCAGAACTATTCCTTCCCGCCAGATCACGGCGCACGCGTTGTGACAACTATTCTGAACGACCCAGACCTACGGGCCGATTGGGAAGCGGAACTGGAAGAAACCCGCAATGGCATGCTGGCTCTGCGTCAACAGCTGGCCGATGAACTGAAACGCCTGACGAATTCGGATCGCTTCAGCTTTCTTGCGGATCACCGCGGTATGTTCTCGCGCCTTGGCACCACACCTGAACTGGTTGAAAAACTGCGGGCCGATCACGGCATCTACATGGTTGGCGATAGCCGCATGAACATCGCGGGTCTGAACGAAAAAACGGTCCCGATACTCGCCAAGGCGATTGTCGACGCAGGCATCTAA
- the dapA gene encoding 4-hydroxy-tetrahydrodipicolinate synthase — protein sequence MITGSLPALVTPFTNGQVDRDALKKLVDWHIDQGSNGLVPVGTTGESPTLTHAEHDDVVRIVVEAADGRIPVIAGAGSNNTIETVRLVKAAKEAGAAAALVVSPYYNKPTQAGLIAHFTAAADCGLPIVLYNIPGRSVVDITPATMGELAKHDMIIGVKDATGDLARVPRTRMTCGIDFVQLSGEDATALGFNAHGGVGCISVTANVAPALCAEFQQATLAGDYPKALELLDRLMPLHEAIFTEPGLVGAKYGMSLLGLCSDEVRLPLVGLTNETKAKVKSAMQFAGLID from the coding sequence ATGATCACAGGGTCTCTTCCCGCGCTCGTCACGCCGTTTACGAACGGCCAGGTGGATCGTGATGCGCTCAAAAAGCTGGTCGATTGGCATATTGATCAGGGCAGCAACGGTTTGGTCCCTGTTGGTACCACCGGCGAAAGCCCGACACTGACCCACGCAGAACACGATGATGTTGTACGGATCGTGGTCGAAGCAGCAGACGGCCGCATTCCGGTTATCGCCGGTGCAGGTTCAAACAACACGATTGAAACTGTGCGCCTTGTGAAAGCTGCGAAAGAAGCAGGGGCTGCGGCCGCGCTGGTTGTCAGCCCATACTATAACAAGCCGACCCAAGCGGGTCTGATCGCACATTTCACAGCTGCAGCTGACTGCGGTTTGCCGATTGTCCTATACAACATCCCCGGTCGGTCGGTTGTGGACATCACACCAGCGACGATGGGCGAGCTTGCCAAGCACGACATGATCATCGGCGTTAAAGACGCGACCGGCGATTTGGCACGTGTCCCGCGCACGCGCATGACATGTGGCATAGACTTCGTCCAATTGTCCGGCGAAGACGCAACTGCGCTCGGCTTCAACGCGCATGGCGGTGTGGGCTGTATTTCGGTCACGGCGAACGTCGCACCCGCACTTTGCGCCGAATTCCAGCAGGCGACGCTGGCTGGCGACTATCCAAAGGCGCTAGAATTGCTGGATCGGTTGATGCCCCTGCACGAAGCCATCTTCACAGAGCCCGGTTTGGTCGGCGCAAAGTATGGCATGTCCCTTTTGGGCCTATGCAGCGACGAAGTGCGCCTACCTTTGGTTGGTTTGACGAACGAAACCAAAGCGAAGGTTAAATCCGCGATGCAATTCGCCGGTCTGATCGACTAG
- a CDS encoding FAD-binding oxidoreductase translates to MAIADVTIMGAGVFGLSVGYACAVRGAAVQIIDPNGVASGASGGLVGALAPHVPENWNSKKAFQFESLMMAEKFWTEVQALTGQDVGYARSGRLQPLADDAAVDLARKRAVSAAELWEGRAIWGVVPADTLGAWIPPSPSGFVVRDTLSGLIHPRRATKALAAAILKLGGRIETNGKAEGKVVWATGWQGLVDMTNRHTRQIGNGVKGQALLLQHAAIGAPQLFADALHIVPHADGTVAVGSTSEREFDDPTAVDAQLDDIHARAIAAFPVLSGAPVIERWAGVRPRSRSRAPMLGRHPFDGGAFVANGGFKIGFGMAPLVGQVMADLILDGVDRIPDAFQADQNL, encoded by the coding sequence ATGGCAATCGCAGATGTGACGATCATGGGGGCAGGGGTGTTTGGCCTTTCGGTCGGATATGCCTGTGCGGTGCGCGGTGCAGCGGTGCAGATCATTGATCCCAACGGTGTGGCGTCAGGGGCCAGCGGTGGTCTGGTTGGCGCATTGGCCCCGCATGTGCCGGAAAACTGGAACAGTAAGAAAGCGTTTCAATTCGAAAGCCTGATGATGGCTGAAAAGTTCTGGACCGAAGTGCAGGCATTGACCGGACAGGACGTCGGTTACGCACGCTCGGGGCGTTTGCAGCCATTGGCGGATGATGCCGCTGTGGATTTGGCACGTAAGCGGGCCGTCTCAGCAGCAGAACTGTGGGAAGGTCGGGCGATCTGGGGCGTGGTTCCTGCGGATACACTCGGGGCATGGATCCCGCCGTCGCCATCCGGTTTTGTCGTGCGCGATACGTTGTCCGGTTTGATCCATCCGCGACGGGCGACCAAAGCGTTGGCCGCAGCAATCCTAAAACTTGGCGGGCGGATCGAAACTAACGGCAAGGCCGAGGGCAAGGTCGTATGGGCCACAGGCTGGCAAGGGTTGGTCGACATGACAAACCGTCATACGCGCCAGATCGGTAACGGCGTGAAGGGCCAAGCGCTGTTGTTGCAACACGCAGCAATCGGCGCACCGCAATTGTTTGCCGACGCCTTGCATATCGTGCCGCATGCGGACGGCACGGTCGCGGTCGGGTCCACGTCCGAGCGTGAGTTTGATGATCCAACCGCCGTGGATGCGCAACTGGATGACATCCACGCCCGCGCCATCGCGGCGTTCCCTGTGCTATCAGGCGCACCGGTGATTGAACGCTGGGCGGGGGTCCGCCCGCGCAGCCGCAGTCGTGCGCCGATGTTGGGGCGTCATCCGTTCGACGGCGGTGCTTTTGTAGCCAATGGCGGGTTCAAGATCGGCTTTGGTATGGCGCCATTGGTCGGACAGGTCATGGCCGATCTGATCCTAGACGGCGTCGACCGCATTCCTGATGCGTTTCAGGCGGATCAGAACCTTTAG
- a CDS encoding NAD(P)H-dependent oxidoreductase, whose amino-acid sequence MTTLLGISGALRAKSTNTMLVRHAAQVFGADTFIEADLRVPLYDGDLEENEGIPAAVQTLTDQIAQADAVIISTPEYNKNIPGVLKNAFDWVSRTEGAPWADKPVAIMSATAGRSGGERTQTHLVSVLAPFRPKLILGPEVLVGANYEQFDEGGLLKNEVNLKALNDLMDRLKAAI is encoded by the coding sequence ATGACTACGCTTCTTGGCATATCAGGCGCTTTACGCGCAAAATCCACTAACACCATGCTCGTGCGCCACGCAGCACAAGTATTCGGCGCAGATACGTTTATCGAAGCTGACCTGCGGGTTCCGCTTTACGATGGTGATCTCGAAGAAAATGAAGGCATTCCTGCTGCCGTCCAGACACTGACCGATCAGATTGCACAGGCAGACGCGGTGATCATTTCGACACCCGAGTACAACAAAAATATCCCCGGCGTGTTGAAGAATGCGTTTGACTGGGTCAGCCGGACAGAAGGCGCGCCGTGGGCAGACAAACCCGTTGCTATCATGTCGGCCACAGCCGGTCGATCTGGCGGTGAGCGGACACAAACACACCTTGTCTCAGTCCTTGCGCCATTCCGGCCAAAACTGATCCTTGGGCCAGAGGTTCTTGTTGGCGCAAACTACGAACAATTCGACGAAGGCGGTTTGCTGAAAAACGAAGTGAACCTCAAAGCGCTCAACGATTTGATGGATCGGTTGAAAGCTGCAATTTAA
- a CDS encoding DMT family transporter — translation MQSNNTRLGILYMIGTTFVFALQDGISRHLAGEYNVLMIVMIRYWFFAAFVIAIARRQAGSIKAAAATKQPALQIFRGLLLGAEICVMVTGFVLLGLVESHAIFASYPLIVAALSGPILGEAVGWRRWAAIGVGFIGVLIILQPGITVFAPAAIVPLIAALMFALYSLLTRYAARKDTAATSFFWTGTVGAVLLTAIGISSWEPMTAPDWAWMSALCITGALGHFLLIKCYEVAEASAVQPFAYLQLVFASTIGIIVFSEVLELHVAVGAGLVIASGLFTVWRARQAAKT, via the coding sequence ATGCAGTCCAATAATACGCGCCTTGGTATTCTGTACATGATCGGGACGACATTCGTCTTTGCCCTGCAAGACGGGATTTCGCGCCATTTGGCGGGCGAATACAACGTCCTGATGATTGTGATGATCCGCTATTGGTTCTTTGCCGCCTTCGTCATCGCCATCGCCCGCCGCCAAGCCGGGTCGATCAAGGCAGCAGCGGCGACCAAGCAGCCCGCGTTGCAGATATTTCGTGGCCTTTTGCTGGGTGCCGAGATTTGCGTGATGGTCACGGGGTTTGTCCTGTTGGGCCTTGTCGAAAGCCACGCGATTTTCGCAAGCTACCCACTGATCGTTGCCGCCCTGTCCGGTCCGATCTTGGGTGAAGCTGTCGGGTGGCGCAGATGGGCCGCGATTGGTGTGGGCTTCATCGGTGTGTTGATCATTCTACAACCGGGTATCACCGTCTTTGCTCCTGCCGCGATTGTTCCGTTGATCGCCGCTCTGATGTTTGCGCTTTATTCGCTGCTGACCCGTTATGCGGCGCGGAAAGACACCGCCGCCACCAGCTTCTTTTGGACAGGCACGGTCGGGGCAGTTTTGCTGACCGCCATCGGCATTTCATCGTGGGAACCGATGACCGCCCCTGATTGGGCGTGGATGTCAGCACTGTGTATCACTGGCGCGCTTGGGCATTTCCTGCTGATCAAATGCTATGAAGTGGCCGAGGCCAGTGCTGTGCAGCCCTTCGCCTACCTGCAATTGGTCTTTGCCAGCACGATTGGGATCATTGTTTTTAGCGAAGTGTTAGAGCTTCACGTGGCAGTGGGCGCGGGTCTTGTCATCGCGTCGGGGCTGTTTACCGTTTGGCGGGCAAGGCAAGCTGCCAAGACCTAG
- the mnmD gene encoding tRNA (5-methylaminomethyl-2-thiouridine)(34)-methyltransferase MnmD produces the protein MRDQTTDLSWRKTELGDVPVSTQFDDPYYSLDNGLAETRHVFLDGNDLPARFGGHIHIAELGFGTGLNFLTTVQAWIDTGRKGTFHFTSFEGFPLTADVACTAHAPFPELGDLAPQLLSIWDGAMEGPAIYAPGVTLEVITGDVRETLPAWNAQADAWFLDGFSPAKNPEMWGADVMQSVADHTAPQGTIATYSAAGHVRRALEEAGLTVTRTPGFGRKRHMTRAVKDI, from the coding sequence ATGCGCGACCAGACAACTGACCTATCTTGGCGCAAAACCGAACTGGGGGACGTGCCTGTTTCGACCCAGTTTGATGACCCGTATTATTCGCTGGATAACGGTTTGGCGGAAACGCGGCATGTGTTCTTGGATGGCAACGATCTGCCTGCGCGGTTTGGTGGGCATATTCACATTGCAGAGTTGGGATTTGGGACAGGGCTGAATTTCCTGACGACTGTTCAGGCGTGGATCGACACAGGCCGCAAAGGCACGTTCCATTTCACAAGTTTCGAAGGGTTTCCGCTGACAGCCGACGTAGCCTGCACCGCCCATGCCCCATTTCCCGAATTGGGTGATCTCGCACCGCAGTTATTGTCGATTTGGGATGGCGCGATGGAAGGCCCCGCGATTTACGCGCCGGGCGTAACGCTAGAAGTGATCACTGGCGACGTCCGCGAAACCCTGCCCGCGTGGAACGCGCAGGCCGACGCCTGGTTTCTTGACGGATTTTCGCCCGCCAAAAACCCCGAGATGTGGGGGGCAGACGTCATGCAATCCGTCGCCGATCACACCGCCCCGCAAGGTACCATCGCCACATATTCTGCGGCGGGCCATGTCAGGCGGGCGCTGGAAGAGGCTGGGTTGACCGTCACGCGTACACCGGGCTTCGGCCGCAAACGTCATATGACCCGTGCTGTGAAAGACATCTGA
- a CDS encoding VOC family protein: MPAVTSLDHLVLTVADVDRSIAFYTRILGMTAEAFQPADGSTRWALKFGDQKINLHPAVSPFAPHAMTPTTGSADLCFLSETQLSVWHAHFDKREIKVLEGPIARTGAAGPIVSLYINDPDGNLIEISNRA, translated from the coding sequence ATGCCCGCAGTCACGTCGCTTGATCATCTGGTTTTGACCGTCGCGGACGTTGATCGCAGCATCGCATTCTACACGCGGATTTTGGGTATGACGGCAGAAGCATTCCAACCTGCCGATGGGTCAACGCGCTGGGCGCTGAAGTTCGGGGATCAGAAGATCAACCTGCATCCAGCAGTTTCGCCATTCGCGCCCCATGCCATGACTCCGACGACGGGCAGTGCGGACCTGTGTTTTCTTAGCGAAACCCAGCTTTCGGTGTGGCACGCCCATTTCGATAAACGTGAGATCAAGGTTCTCGAAGGCCCCATCGCACGCACAGGCGCTGCGGGGCCAATCGTTTCTTTGTATATCAATGACCCCGACGGAAACCTGATCGAGATATCGAACCGCGCTTAA